AGATCGCCTTGAACACGTCCTCGTCCGTGAGGAAGCCTTGGGCTTCAGCAAAGGGAAGCGTCTTGTTGCGTAGCACGGCAAACCGTTGGGTAGCCACGTAACGGCGTAGCGATTCGCGAACGACGTCGCTTAGCGCGCGCTTCTC
This genomic window from Pirellulales bacterium contains:
- a CDS encoding ribbon-helix-helix protein, CopG family, which gives rise to MSTLTIRIPEPLRRDLEKLCKQEKRALSDVVRESLRRYVATQRFAVLRNKTLPFAEAQGFLTDEDVFKAIS